Proteins from one Megalops cyprinoides isolate fMegCyp1 chromosome 11, fMegCyp1.pri, whole genome shotgun sequence genomic window:
- the fzd7b gene encoding frizzled-7b, with protein MAVPSKTWNLVWTAGCVLVTVCLLSQPCSGQYHGEKGISIPEHGFCQPISIPLCTDIAYNQTIMPNLLGHTNQEDAGLEVHQFYPLVKVQCSMDLKFFLCSMYAPVCTVLEQAIPPCRSLCERARQGCEALMNKFGFQWPERLRCENFPVHGAGEICVGQNTSDTGSPTSYPTPYIPELITLPPNMGRSSQPFSCPLQLEVPTYLNYYFLGVKDCGAPCEPTKPNGLMYFREEEVKFGRLWVGIWSILCCVSTLFTVLTYLVDMRRFRYPERPIIFLSGCYFMVAVAYAAGFLLEDKVVCIDKFKDDGYKTVAQGTKKEGCTILFMILYFFGMASSIWWVILSLTWFLSAGMKWGHEAIEANSQYFHLAAWAVPAVKTITILAMGQVDGDILTGVCYVGIYNVDSLRGFVLAPLFVYLFIGTSFLLAGFVSLFRIRTIMKHDGTKTEKLEKLMVRIGVFSVLYTVPATIVIACYFYEQAFREQWEKTWHMQTCKRFAVPCPVNNFAPMTPDFTVFMIKYLMTMIVGITSGFWIWSGKTLQSWRRFYKRLSNSNQGETTV; from the coding sequence ATGGCAGTACCATCGAAGACCTGGAATTTGGTTTGGACAGCGGGTTGCGTTCTGGTGACCGTGTGCCTGCTCTCTCAGCCGTGTTCCGGGCAGTATCACGGAGAGAAGGGTATCTCTATACCTGAACACGGCTTCTGTCAGCCCATATCTATTCCGCTCTGCACCGACATCGCCTACAACCAAACCATCATGCCGAACCTACTGGGCCACACGAATCAGGAAGACGCGGGGCTGGAGGTGCACCAGTTCTACCCTCTCGTTAAGGTGCAGTGCTCAATGGACTTAAAGTTTTTCTTGTGCTCGATGTACGCGCCGGTGTGCACGGTGCTCGAGCAGGCGATTCCACCGTGTCGCTCTTTGTGTGAACGAGCGCGTCAAGGCTGCGAGGCCCTGATGAATAAGTTTGGCTTCCAATGGCCCGAGAGGCTCCGCTGTGAGAATTTCCCGGTCCACGGCGCGGGAGAAATTTGCGTGGGTCAGAACACCTCGGACACGGGCAGCCCCACCTCGTACCCAACTCCCTACATCCCCGAACTCATTACGCTGCCTCCCAACATGGGGCGGTCGAGTCAGCCCTTCTCGTGTCCGCTGCAGCTGGAGGTGCCTACATACCTAAATTACTACTTTTTGGGGGTGAAGGACTGCGGCGCCCCCTGTGAGCCCACGAAACCCAACGGATTGATGTATTTCCGTGAAGAGGAGGTGAAGTTCGGCCGACTTTGGGTGGGCATCTGGTCGATTCTATGTTGCGTGAGCACCCTGTTCACGGTCCTCACGTATCTAGTGGATATGCGGCGGTTCCGTTACCCAGAGCGGCCCATCATCTTCCTCTCCGGCTGTTACTTCATGGTGGCGGTGGCCTATGCAGCCGGCTTCCTCCTGGAGGACAAAGTGGTCTGCATCGATAAGTTTAAGGACGACGGTTACAAAACGGTGGCGCAGGGCACCAAGAAAGAGGGCTGTACAATCCTCTTCATGATCCTCTACTTCTTCGGCATGGCCAGCTCCATTTGGTGGGTGATACTGTCCCTCACATGgttcctctctgctggcatgAAGTGGGGTCACGAAGCCATCGAGGCCAACTCTCAGTATTTTCACCTCGCTGCCTGGGCCGTGCCCGCCGTCAAGACCATAACCATCCTGGCCATGGGCCAAGTGGACGGCGACATTCTCACGGGGGTGTGCTACGTGGGCATCTACAACGTGGACTCGTTGCGCGGCTTCGTCCTCGCCCCCCTCTTCGTCTACCTGTTCATAGGCACGTCGTTCCTTCTCGCTGGATTCGTGTCCCTGTTCCGTATCCGCACCATAATGAAGCACGACGGGACCAAGAcggagaagctggagaagctgATGGTGCGGATTGGCGTTTTCAGCGTGCTGTACACGGTTCCGGCCACCATCGTGATCGCTTGCTACTTCTACGAGCAAGCATTCCGCGAGCAGTGGGAGAAGACTTGGCATATGCAGACGTGTAAACGCTTCGCCGTGCCTTGCCCAGTCAACAATTTTGCCCCCATGACCCCGGACTTCACAGTTTTCATGATCAAGTACCTAATGACCATGATCGTAGGCATCACCTCTGGTTTTTGGATATGGTCCGGGAAAACGCTGCAGTCTTGGCGCAGGTTTTACAAGAGGCTTAGTAACAGCAACCAGGGCGAGACGACGGTATGA